A region of Haliotis asinina isolate JCU_RB_2024 chromosome 7, JCU_Hal_asi_v2, whole genome shotgun sequence DNA encodes the following proteins:
- the LOC137290483 gene encoding non-structural maintenance of chromosomes element 1 homolog — translation MGDMNDCHRMFLQKFISQGLLNAKEVKQLFKLCCDKYTVSIAEDDPDAKKRLFEFVRTINANIHPFHMEIKKAISEDDGSSHYGLVNVSSTDITKMASDYNQNELELFKKLVELVVESEDGTVGSIETLNLTERLEKKISKNDAQDLLDRMSRDQWISQKAGRVSLHTRAVLELEQYIKEYFVDSVKMCNMCNKLCLKGQTCEECGIKIHFHCAVRYFSRQEVPKCPSRECGAAWTNEIPKRDIDSTQVTQEDQAASSHVRKRKHHT, via the exons ATGGGAGACATGAATGACTGTCATCGGATGTTCCTGCAGAAGTTTATCTCACAGGGTCTGCTTAATGCCAAGGAAGTGAAACAGCTGTTCAAACTATGTTGTGACAAATACACGG TTAGCATTGCAGAAGATGACCCCGATGCCAAGAAGCGGCTGTTTGAGTTTGTCAGGACCATTAATGCCAATATACACCCAtttcacatggagatcaagAAAGCCATCAGTGAAGATGATGGGTCGAGCCACTATGGACTG GTAAATGTTAGCAGCACAGACATCACCAAGATGGCTTCAGACTACAACCAAAATGAGCTTGAATTGTTCAAAAAGCTA GTTGAGCTAGTAGTTGAGTCAGAAGATGGTACGGTTGGCTCCATCGAGACTCTGAACTTGACTGAGAGGCTGGAGAAGAAGATTTCAAAGAATGATGCACAGGATCTACTTGACCGTATGAGCAGAGACCAGTGGATATCTCAG AAAGCTGGTCGAGTTTCACTTCACACACGGGCTGTCCTGGAACTGGAGCAGTACATAAAGGAATACTTTGTGGACAGTGTCAAGATGTGCAACATGTGCAATAAACTCTGTCTCAAG GGTCAGACATGTGAGGAGTGTGGTATCAAAATCCACTTTCATTGTGCTGTCCGCTACTTCAGTCGCCAAGAAGTTCCGAAGTGTCCATCACGAGAGTGTGGTGCTGCCTGGACTAATGAAATCCCCAAGAGAG ACATTGACAGTACTCAAGTCACCCAAGAGGACCAGGCAGCTTCATCTCATGTTAGGAAGAGGAAGCACCACACGTAG